AGTCGTTCCGTAAGCACTCGTGTACATTCGGCTCGGAGTCCGtggggcagaagaggaaagcagcagcagcagggggtcTCCGGTCCCCCCTCCTCCTCCAGTTCTGCCTGTGGCCTCCTTGGGAAATCTCCTGTGTCACCGGAATTCATAGATGGGGGCGCTGTGTTCAGGGACGTGGGTCAGGTTCAGGGACTGGTACCTGCGGCAGAGAGAAAAGGGGTGAGCCAATCATGTACCCTGCCGCCTTGCCGTATCACTGCCGTATCCATACGTGGCTCCGCCCCCTGTATTATATATGATCACCTTCCTCTGGGgcaggttcccaaactgtggggtggGCCTGGAGCAGCGCAAATGGCAGAAGGAAGGTTATGGTGACATTTAGGGGTGACGCCTATTTGCTCTCCCAGACACCCCTGAAAGGCCAActaggtcagttagggtgggatCTGAGGTGAAGATACAGGGGGACTATGGCTATGGTTTCCTATAGCTGTAACCATGTTAGGAGCTAAGGGGGCCCTAAGCAATGATTGGACCTTTTTCGGGGGTAATCGGCCCCCTACAGAGCAATGGTTTGCCCTGATTTTCTCAAGGTTGTTCCTCTGTATTTGTCCAATGGAAATATCCTGTGGGGCACATGTGACCAGGTAATATGGAACCAATGCCTGTACATGGTGCCGAGTCCCAAAACTCATTTGAAACGGACCTATAAAACGCGCCCCCCCTATATAGGAAGCCATTAGAGTTCCCTGCAGGGCCCCATGGCCTGTATATAAGGATTTGCCCTGTGGGACTGCGCCATTATACGGAACTGGCCGCTGCCTTTATATATCACAATGGGGGTATAACAGCCCCCCTGCCACTCACCATTCGGAGCTGCGATGGTAGTAGTAACCCTCTATGGACGATGCGGATTTTTGGAAGCAGATGTAATAGAAGCCAGCAAAGGAAGCCCCGCTGATATCTTTAATGGTGTGGTCTGGGACCAAGAACTGctcctgtgtgggggggggggggggagccacaAAAACATTAGAATTAGGGAATGGTGGATACCACTCATGGCAAAGGAAACAGCAGGATATCTTACATGAAGAAAGAATGCAGATCACatgactaagggtgaagacacacagaatcccctgccatagacaatactgagaagtGCCTCattgtaaatgatcagcattgtctattttagtagccgtgacaagtagctgctactagtagctctgtgtgtcttcacccaaagggtgaagacacacagagctttgggtgaagacacacagggctactagtagcagctactttttaacggctactaaactccaaaaaatcccctgccatagacaatactgagaattgcctctgctaaaacacacgtagagacaattatcagttaatgatcagcattgtctattttagtagccacgacaacttgctgctactagtagctccgtgtgtcttcagcctaaggCAAAGGAAGGTTTTTCACGGCAACATGTCGAGTCACATTGAATAAGTTATTAGAAACtccgccccctcccccccaacccTAGACCAGTGCTCCACTTCTGCACCATGCAGCACTTTGATCAGTTATCACTACGGCACAAGGCCCATTTAGAACAGGCACCGGGGATACCGGAGAGGTGGGAAAAAAATGCCGTCCTGGCGATCCCCTCCAAGTACCCCAGGGTGGGAGTTTTTAAAGAGAAGTGCCAACCTCTTGTGGGAGGTGAGCAACAAGAATCACTGGGGGCAACTTGGCACCATGATTTTCAGTTTCCTGCAGAGCAGTGCCAATAAAGGCCCCGGGGCAGCTTGCCACACAGTCTGGGTCAAATGCCAACTTGCACAAAGGGATATTCTGCCAACTGTCTTGCACTTTGCCTGCCATTTATATTACCCTGAACGTGCCTTCCCCATGGAGACAGAATCTGCCCTACAGGAAATGTCCACCTATCCCCACCGGGGAGCCGGGGGTTTGGCCAATGCCACGGAAGGGCAGGGGGGGTGCAGTTAAACAGTAGCCACATAAAACCCACGGTTATTGCACATTTACCTTCCACCTCATGAAGACGTAATCGCCGACCTTCAGCTCGTCGTAGTCGAAATCGTCGGAATTGAAGGTTTTCGCATACTGATAGAAGGCCTGAAACTTCCCCTGGGGAGAGACAATGAGGGCAATTGCATGAGGGGTGCCAtgttgcctgggggggggggctacagacACAAGGTTCTACTGTCAGGTTATAGGGGGCTGTTCCATTATACCAGCAGGCAGCATTTTATTAGAAGTCAACAGGCCTTtcaaataaagggcaagtaatccTTGTGGCTTGTGAGGCTGTATATCTAgattccctgccataaagcaagatgcCCCCGCCGCCCCAACGGAACCAGTGTAGCTAAATAAGCACAGACTGCTGCAGGCTCACCCAGTGTTTCCGATCCACATCTTCATCCGCATCCCACTTTCTGGTCAGGAATGGGTGCTTCTTACTAATGATCTCCCCTTCAAAGAAGGTTGTGAGGGTTGGGTACTCCTAGGAACCAAAGGGAGACATCATTAAAGAAAGGTCTTCATAGGAGGAGGGGGGTCACATGACTTtaggatgctgggaattatagtTTGACAACATGCCTTAGTTTGCAGATTCTAAACgattaactcccagcatcctcagccaagCAACGATGTATTTATAAATCAGCTCTTACCTCTGTAAGGCCTTTTATCTTCAAGTATCCGCATAGATAGGCGTTCTCCATGTCCACGTGCTACGGGGAGACAGACACGGTGGGGTTACAGCAGGGCAGCCGGGACACATCACACTGCAGCTTCAGCCTTGCCTTTATTGCTATTGTCTCAGGCAGTTTATTGTAGTACAGTGAGTCaaacccctgcccccccccccccaccccacacacacacattggttTGATCCCCTTGGAACAAGTGGGCTGTAATTAAAGCCAAGGAATTGGTGACTGGCAGAGGAGTGAGCCGGGCAATGGCGGGGTGACGCACAAGCGGGGAATGCAGCGAGAGGGAATGGGTGGCCACAGGGTGTCACTAGTGACTCAGAGCGGAGGGAAAGCGAATGTGTCATTGTGCTGACACGGGGCCCCGGCAGCCTGACGCTGCACTTTCTGCAGGAACATAAACACTTCAACTGCCAAACAGGGGCACCCAAACAGCAGCCTCGCTGGGTGCAATCGGCTGGCACCGCCCCAAAACTGCATCTGAAAGGTGATCAGCACCCATATACTGATCAGTAATGCATGTATATTGGCAAGCAGCTTAGTCACTATTTCATTTCCTGGGTGGAGTTCCCACACCTACATTCTAACATAGAAATCTATCATTTGCAATGAGAATATGTCAGCTCTAGCGCTGAATAATAGTGGGTACAGATAGAGCCATGGGTGCCTGGGCAAAACCACTGAAACCAGCAGGGGTACAGATAGAGCCATGGGTGCCTGGGCCACTGAAACCAGCAGGGATACAGATAGAGCCATGGGTGCCTGGGCCACTGAAACCAGCAGGGTTACAGATAGAGCCATGGGTGCCTGGGCAAAACCACTGAAACCAGCAGGGGTACAGATAGAGCCGTGGGTGCCTGGGCAAAACCACTGAAACCAGCAGGGGTACAGATAGAGCCATGGGTGCCTGGGCAAAACCACTGAAACCAGCAGGGGTACAGATAGAGCCGTGGGTGCCTGGGCCACTGAAACCAGCAGGGGTACAGATAGAGCCATGGGTGCCTGGGCAAAACCACTGAAACCAGCAGGGGTACAGATAGAGCCATGGGTGCCTGGGCCACTGAAACCAGCAGGGATACAGATAGAGCCATGGGTGCCTGGGCCACTGAAACCAGCAGGGATACAGATAGAGCCATGGGTGCCTGGGCCACTGAAACCAGCAGGGGTACAGATAGAGCCATGGGTGCCTGGGCAAAACCACTGAAACCAGCAGGGGTACAGATAGAGCCGTGGGTGCCTGGGCAAAACCACTGAAACCAGCAGGGATACAGATAGAGCCATGGGTGCCTGGGCAAAACCACTGAAACCAGCAGGGGTACAGATAGAGCCGTGGGTGCCTGGGCAAAACCACTGAAACCAGCAGGGATACAGATAGAGCCGTGGGTGCCTGGGCAAAACCACTGAAACCAGCAGGGATACAAGTAGAGCCATAGGTGCCTGGGCAAAACCACTGAAACCAGCAGGGGTACAGATCGAGCCATGGGTGCCTGGGCCACTGAAACCAGCAGGGATACAGATAGAGCCATGGGTGCCTGGGCCACTGAAACCAGCAGGGGTACAGATAGAGCCATGGGTGCCTGGGCAAAACCACTGAAACCAGCAGGGGTACAGATAGAGCCGTGGGTGCCTGGGCAAAACCACTGAAACCAGCAGGGGTACAGATAGAGCCATGGGTGCCTGGGCAAAACCACTGAAACCAGCAGGGGTACAGATAGAGCCGTGGGTGCCTGGGCAAAACCACTGAAACCAGCAGGGATACAGATAGAGCCGTGGGTGCCTGGGCAAAACCACTGAAACCAGCAGGGATACAAGTAGAGCCATAGGTGCCTGGGCAAAACCACTGAAACCAGCAGGGGTACAGATCGAGCCATGGGTGCCTGGGCAAAACCACTGAAACCAGCAGGGGTACAGATAGAGCCATGGGTGCCTGGGCAAAACCACTGAAACCAGCAGGGATACAAGTAGAGCCATGGGTGCCTGGGGAAAACCACTGAAACCAGCAGGGGTACAGATAGAGCTGTGGGTGCCTGAGCCACTGAAACCAGCAGGGGTACAGATAGAGCCGTGGGTGCCTGAGCAAAACCACAGAAACCAGCAGGGGTACAGATAGAGCCATGGATGCCTGGGCAAAACCACTGAAACCAGCAGGGGTACAGATAGAGCCATGGATGCCTGGGCAAAACCACAGAAACCAGCAGGGGTACAGATAGAGCCATGGGTGCCTGGGCAAAACCACTGAAACCAGCAGGGATACAAGTAGAGCCATGGGTGCCTGGGGAAAACCACTGAAACCAGTAGGGGTACAGATAGAGCCGTGGGTGCCTGGGCAAAACTACTGAAACCAGCAGGGATACAAGTAGAGCCATGGGTGCCTGGGCAAAACCACTGAAACCAGCAGGGGTACAGACAGAGCCATGGGTGCCTGGGCAAAACCACTGAAACCAGCAGGGGTACAGATAGAGCCGTGGGTGCCTGGCCAAAACTACTGAAACCAGCAGGGATACAAGTAGAGCCATGGGTGCCTGGGCAAAACCACTGAAACCAGCAGGGGTACAGATAGAGCCGTGGGTGCCTGGCCAAAACCACTGAAACCAGCAGGGATACAGATAGAGCCATGGGTGCCTGGGCAAAACCACTGAAACCAGCAGGGGTACAGATAGAGCCGTGGGTGCCTGGGCAAAACCACTGAAACCAGCAGGGGTACAGATAGAGCCATGGGTGCCTGGGCCACTGAAACCAGCAGGGGTACAGATAGAGCCATGGGTGCCTGGGCCACTGAAACCAACAGGGGTACAGATAGAGCCATGGGTGCCTGGGCAAAACCACAGAAAACCAATAGGTTATATttaatgtgcataatgagcaagtgcccCAGATGACTTTATGCCCATCTGTATGACACAGGGGTCCTTATGACTTCTTGTGGGAGAgacaatatttatatacaaatgcaGTGTGTAAATCACATGGCCATTTCCAGCCAATGTGTGTGCAGGTGGGGGACACTTGCACCGTGCAGCCTCAGTAACAGTGAGATTAATGGTGTATGTAGCCCCTGGGAGCCCGGAGGGAGCCCAGAGTGCAGCTGAGCCGCCCGAGCCCATTCTCTGTGCAGGGAGAGAGCAATAGAAACCCTGGCTCAGCTGAAAGCAAAGGCTGCCCGTGGGCAGAGGCAGGAGCGCCGGCACATTAGGTCACGTTAGGTCACAGCACTGGCAGACTGTTAGGGCTCGGCGACACAAATAAGGGCAAGAGAGAGACAGATAAAGGTGGTACCAGCCCGGCACAATCCCCCCCCTGGCACCCGTATTCTCTCCCCGATTATGCCCTGCGTGGATGCAAATCCCTCCTTGTTTAATTCTTTTGCTGGGCCGAGGGCAGCGATCCAGGAGGGAGTAGGGAGCTCTCCCAGGGTGCCGCTCACACTATATATGCCTATTTATGGCCGGCTACTTCCATAGCCAAATCAGAGGTGAGCGCCGCTAGGAAAGGGGCCCCGTGCCCGACTCTGAGTAAGGGCCAAACACTTAGATTAATAGGAGGCAATGAATTAAAGCAGAGAATATGCCATATGACAGTGGACAACctaagctgagggggggggggggggggggagttgtaaGGGCTGTAAGTTGTACCCGTCGAAAATAAAAGCTTATAGACATTTAGTTttcgagatattagcagttttaacaCTGTGTTATAATGAATATGACACAGTGCCCCATTCTGTTCTTCCCACTGGCTGCAGCCGGCAGAGGAAAGTTCTGGGGATGTCTCTGTGCTCAGAACCGACCAGAGAAATGTCACATGACTCTTCCCCGCTCACTAACTTCACTTGCAGCAGGGAGTGCAGGAACCTGTGTGGGCTGCAGTGTATAGGAGTAGCGGCTGTGCCCAGGCTATGCCACCATTCTGTACCAGCAGGCACATATAATACTCAGTACCAGCAGGCACATATAATACTCAGTACCAGCAGGCAGATATAATACTCAGTACCAGCAGGCAGATATAATACTCTGTACCAGCAGGCACATATAATACTCAGTACCAGCAGGCACATATAATACTCAGTACCAGCAGGCACATATAATACTCAGTACCAGCAGGCACATATAATACTCAGTACCAGCAGGCAGATATAATACTCAGTACCAGCAGGCAGATATAATACTCTGTACCAGCAGGCAGATATAATACTCTGTACCAGCAGGCAGATATAATACTCTGTACCAGCAGGCAGATATAATACTCTGTACCAGCAGGCAGATATAATACTCTGTACCAGCAGGCAGATATAATACTCTCTCACACCGAGCTTTAGTGTAAAATTTACTGAAGCATTTCCCCCCCCCAAACCAACTCCATCCACCAATCACACGCTCTCTAGAACTGCGGCTCCCATATCTACCTCCACAGGAAATGTAGAGAAGAGATTCCTTGCCCTCTCTATACTCTCCCCTGTTACTGTAACCCACAAGGGTGCTACTACTCTCCTGTCCCCCCAAGTAATACCTTCATGGCAGGTTCCCATGACTCTCCTTCCCCCACCTACTCTGCCATACTCTCCCTATTCCTTTCCAGTTAGGGTTCCACCATTGTGCTCACTGTACAAGGGGGAGACTATTGTTGGCGCTCACTGTACAAGGGGGAGACTATTGTTGGCGCTCACTGTACAAGGGGGAGACTATTGCTGGCGCTCACTGTACAAGGGGGAGACTATTGCTGGCGCTCACTGTACAAGGGGGAGACTATTGTTGGCGCTCACTGTACAAGGGGGAGACTATTGTTGGCGCTCACTGTACAAGGGGGAGACTATTGTTGTGCTCACTGTACAAGGGGGAGACTATTACTGGCGCTCACTGTACAAGGGGGAGACTATTGCTGGCGCTCACTGTACAAGGGGGAGACTATTGTTGGCGCTCACTGTACAAGGGGGAGACTATTGTTGGCGCTCACTGTACAAGGGGGAGACTATTGTTGGCGCTCACTGTACAAGGGGGAGACTATTGTTGGCGCTCACTGTACAAGGGGGAGACTATTGTTGGCGCTCACTGTACAAGGGGGAGACTATTGTTGGCGCTCACTGTACAAGGGGGAGACTATTGTTGGCGCTCACTGTACAAGGGGGAGACTATTGTTGGCGCTCACTGTACAAGGGGGAGACTATTGTTGGCGCTCACTTACCCAGCAGCCCTGGCTTCTCTGCTCTCAGTCCCAACATGATTCACAGCAGAACCCTATGACTCTCctaccccctccctccctccctgccaTAACTCACCCCCCTACCTCCCAAGCCAGGGCCCCAGTGCCTACATGTCCTGCTCCGGCCACCCTTCCCTGGCTAGGGGTCCCTCCCATAACCCTTCCTACCCCACTCCCATTGCCCCTCTATTCCCATCATTCTACCCTATCCCTGCTCCTCTCTTGCCCCTTCACCTGCTCTCCCCCAATAAACCTCTTgttaaacaacccccccccccccccagcccctctacCCAGGATTCCCTGCCGCACATcccccccctgtgcccacacacacacacacacacacacacacacactagccAGGCTGCAGTCGGCCCCGCCGGGCCTCACCTGAAGCACAACTTCCACATCGTACGAGTTGCCTTTGCTCTTCTGGTGGCCCCGGAACTTGGAGCCGCT
The genomic region above belongs to Xenopus tropicalis strain Nigerian chromosome 9, UCB_Xtro_10.0, whole genome shotgun sequence and contains:
- the gid4 gene encoding glucose-induced degradation protein 4 homolog produces the protein MPVRTEANSAASGYSSLIPPPPINTQQPGVATTLLYSGSKFRGHQKSKGNSYDVEVVLQHVDMENAYLCGYLKIKGLTEEYPTLTTFFEGEIISKKHPFLTRKWDADEDVDRKHWGKFQAFYQYAKTFNSDDFDYDELKVGDYVFMRWKEQFLVPDHTIKDISGASFAGFYYICFQKSASSIEGYYYHRSSEWYQSLNLTHVPEHSAPIYEFR